In the Candidatus Bathyarchaeia archaeon genome, AACCTGATTCAACACCAAACCAGATGGTTTCGCATCCAGCCTTGTGCATTTTGTGCAAAAGTTCCTTTGAAATCAGGTCTGGACGTGTGTCGCATGCCCAGCGGATGTCGATGTGGCGACGGTTGATTTCGTCGCAGATGCCTTCAGTAACTTGCTTTTTGATGGTGAAGTTGTCGTTGATGAAGTAGATGCCTTTGGAATTGTACTTTTCTTGCAGATACTGAATCTCGTCAACAACGTGGTTTGGGCTGAAGGTGCGACAGGCGTTTCCCCAAAGTTTTTTGGTTTCGCAGAAAGCACAGTTGAAGGGGCAGCCGCGTACGATACTCATGGTGTCAGCGGGTTTGACGCTTAGAAACTCTATGGTTCGGTCGTAGAGCTCCATAGGCAGCAGGTGCCTTGCGGGTATGGGCACTTGGTCAAGGTCTTTGATGAATTGGGGCGGGTTTTTCATGATTTTTCCGTCGAGTTTGTAGCCTAAGCCCGCAATAGCTAAAAGGGGTTTGCCGCCGCCGTTTCTTTGGGTTAAGGTGGTGGCAAGCTCTACCATGGCTTGTTCGCCTTCACCCATGACAACATAGTCGATTTCTGGGATTTCTAGGATGCTGTCGGGAACGTAGGATGCGTGCCATCCGCCAACCACGATTTTGCAGTTGGGCAAAACGGCTTTGATGGCTTTAGAGGTTTCAACGCATCGGCGAAAAGTTGCTGAACCACAGGTTATGCCCACAATTTCGGGATTCAGCTTTTGGACGAGTTCTTGGACTTCGCGTATGGTTTTTTTTAGCATGTAGTTGTCTAGAACCTGCACATCAAAGCCAGCTTTCTCCAACGCGCCCGCAACAAAGGACAAGCCAAGCGGGGGCAATTTTTTCCCGAGGTACCAGGGTGCGTCTGAGGGTGGCGCAGTGGTCATGAGCAGTATGGTCATAGGCGGGTTCTCCAAGTAAAAGGGAAATGTGTGGTTGAGGGTTGCTTGGGGCAATTCTGACCAAATTTGAGGGGTTTTCCCGATAGGCTGGTGCGGTTGTGCCCCAAACGCGGACATTGCATATCAGCTTGATATCTTGCGAATTTTATAAGCATTATTGAGCACGCATGCTTCGGACCAGTGGAGGTTTTGGAGCAGAAAACTTTTGGGCAGTTTGTGGCAACGTTCATAAGCCAACGGTAGCTCTATAGGGGTGTTAACTTGATGGTGAACACGTGGATGGCTGACGAAAACTCCGCATTTAACCTGCCCGTGAAAGTGGTTTGGCTTTGCGGCGGCAAAACCGCGGACATTACCCCAAATCAGCCCATGAAGTTCAAAATGAGCGAAGCCCAAGAACGCATCAAGAAAAACCGCTGCAAGGTGCGCATGAAGTCCCAGATGGCGACCATTTTTGATTATGACAAGCTGGAGGTCAGCTTGTTTGATGGTGGACGGATGCTTTTGAAGAACACGACGGATGAGCAGGCCACTATGCGGGCTTATCGGGAAATTCTGCAGTTATTAAATGTTGTCTTATAGGTAAGCTCTAGTAAAAGGCTTGGTTTGTCTTAATGTTTTCGACATTGTTCCTTGTGTGGAACGATTTGTTCCGCAACCAACAATAAACCATAGAGCCCTTCTAAATTGTGGTGCAAACATGAAGCCCGCTGTCTGGGTGCTTATGGGCACCCTTTTGGGAGCGTTGGTTGGGTTACCCGTAGGTTACCTCATTACCCAAACCACAGTTGCAGCTTTGGAACTGCAGACGCAAGTGGCAGACCTCCAAACCCAACTGGGCACCCTGCAAAACCAGAGCGCGACGCTTTTG is a window encoding:
- a CDS encoding radical SAM protein, whose translation is MTILLMTTAPPSDAPWYLGKKLPPLGLSFVAGALEKAGFDVQVLDNYMLKKTIREVQELVQKLNPEIVGITCGSATFRRCVETSKAIKAVLPNCKIVVGGWHASYVPDSILEIPEIDYVVMGEGEQAMVELATTLTQRNGGGKPLLAIAGLGYKLDGKIMKNPPQFIKDLDQVPIPARHLLPMELYDRTIEFLSVKPADTMSIVRGCPFNCAFCETKKLWGNACRTFSPNHVVDEIQYLQEKYNSKGIYFINDNFTIKKQVTEGICDEINRRHIDIRWACDTRPDLISKELLHKMHKAGCETIWFGVESGSPRILERLNKRITLEQVKQAVKMCRKEHLQVACSFIMGIPGETVEDMEKSLQFAIKLDPDWCRFNIYVAYPDSVLYDEVKQNKLYNREEDFLLYVKTDDFDYESLTKIQMRFHMAFSRSPRRILRKIRREGFFTTLKQSYKLVRPPKPEKYTGE